The genomic window CGATGTACCGCCGGTAACCGGCCGCGGCCTCGGCCAGCCGACCGTCCGCATCGGTGGCGGCCACCGAATCGCCCGTCACCGTGAACTCGGTGCGGATACCGTCGCCGACCATGCCCGGCTTGCACGCCGTGTGGTACGTCCCCGCCTCGGCGAGGTTGACGATGAGCTGACGCGTCAGACCCGGCCCGACGTTCTCGACCTCACCCATCACCCGGTCGCCCGCGCCGTACACGTAGAACTCGGTGACCTTCGCTCCGTTGTTGGTGATCGCGAACGTCGTGTTCCCGGTCTCGGCGGACGTCGCGGACACGTCGCACGTGGTGTCGGTGGCCGTGACGGTGACGGTGCCGTCGCTCGCGGCCGACTTGGACGTGCACGCGGCGAGGGCGAGGGGAGCGATCGCCAGCAGGGCGAGCGCGGAGGTGGTACGACGCACGGGAGGAACCTTTCGGAGGGATTCGCTAGGAAACGGTGACGGGCTGTGCCACAGCCGGTTTCGGTGCGACCGGCCGCAGGAACAGCGGCATCACGATCACGAGGTAGGCGACCCAGACGACCGCCTGCAGGACGGTCGGATCCGGGCGGAAGTTGAAGATGCCCTGCAGCACGGTGCCGTACCAGCTGGACGTGTCGAACACCGACGACGCGTCGAACGCGAGCGTCGAACCGCCGGGCAGCCAGCCCGCGATCTGCAGCGCCCGGACGCCGTACGCGAGGATGCCGGCGGCCACCACGACGAGGAACGCGCCGGTCCAGCGGAAGAAGCGGGCGAAGTCGATCCGGACGGCACCGACGTACAGCAGCACGGTGAGGACGGCGGCGGCAGCGATGCCGAGCAGCAGGCCGACCAGCGGCCACATGCTGCCGGCCGTGTTCTCGGCGTAGCCGACGAGCAGCAGCGCCGTCTCGACGCCCTCGCGGCCGACGGCGAAGAACGCCAGCGTCGCGACCGCGGCCGGGCCGACGGACAGGGCCCGTTCCATTCCCGTGCGCAGCTGCCCGGAGATCGAAGCGGCCGCGGTGCGCATCCACAGCACCATCGCGGTCACGATGCCGACCGCGACCAGCGACGCGAGACCGCTGATCAGTTCGGCGGCCGTACCGGTCACCGTCGACGTGCCGAAGTGGACGATCACGAAGATCGACGCGACCATCGCGACGGCCGCGCCGACGCCCGCCCACACCCATTTCAGGGCGTCGCGGCGCTCGGACTTGACGAGGAACGCGATCAGGATCATCACGACGATGCCGGTTTCCAGGCCCTCGCGGAGGCCGATGAGTCCGCTGCCGAACAGCTGTGTCGCGGTGGAGGGCATGGCGGGTACTCCTGGATCGAGTTGGAAACAGGGGTGAACCTAGCATCACCTAACTAACCGCGAAAACCGCCCCCACCTGGTCTTTTATGACCGTAATGCGGTTTTGGTCGCATTTCTGGCGAGCGTCGCAACCGTGCGGTCTGGATGATGGACGCCGTGACCAGACGCATGGTGATCGCCCCCGAGCCGCCGCGGGGATACCCGGGACCGCCGCCGCAGTGGCCCGACGGCCGGCCGCCGCGCCGTCGCCGGAGCCGACTGCGGACGTTCGTCGGGGCATCGTTCGCGATCGCGGTGGGTATCGGGGTGATCGCGATCGCCTCCGGCCTCGGCGAGTTCGACCAGGCCCGTCCGCGTATCGAGATCCCCGACGACATCCCGCCCGGCCCCGGCACGCCGCTCCCGCCGATCGACGTCGACGCCCCCGGCCGCACCGCGGACCAGTTGCGGGACTGGGCGACCCCGCTGTCCGGCACGCTCGGTATCTCGCCGACCGCGCTCGAGGCGTACGGGTACGCCGCCGCCGTCATGGCCCGTTCCCGCCCCGACTGCGGTATCGGATGGACGACACTCGCCGGGATCGCCGCCGTCGAGAGCAGGCACGGCACGTACCTGGGGGCCCGGGTGGCGGGCGACGGACAGGTGAGCCCCCCGATCCGCGGCATCCCGCTCGACGGCTCGCCCGGCGTCGCCGTGATCCCCGACACCGACGGCGGCGCCATGGACGGCGACCCCGTCCACGACCGGGCGATGGGCCCGCTGCAGTTCATCCCCGAAACCTGGTCGCGGTGGGGTGTCGACGCCAACGGCGACGGCATCGCCGACCCCGACAACATCGACGACGCCGCCCTCACCGCCGCACGGTATCTGTGCGCCCGCGGCGGCGATCTCAC from Prescottella sp. R16 includes these protein-coding regions:
- the efeU gene encoding iron uptake transporter permease EfeU, yielding MPSTATQLFGSGLIGLREGLETGIVVMILIAFLVKSERRDALKWVWAGVGAAVAMVASIFVIVHFGTSTVTGTAAELISGLASLVAVGIVTAMVLWMRTAAASISGQLRTGMERALSVGPAAVATLAFFAVGREGVETALLLVGYAENTAGSMWPLVGLLLGIAAAAVLTVLLYVGAVRIDFARFFRWTGAFLVVVAAGILAYGVRALQIAGWLPGGSTLAFDASSVFDTSSWYGTVLQGIFNFRPDPTVLQAVVWVAYLVIVMPLFLRPVAPKPAVAQPVTVS
- a CDS encoding lytic transglycosylase domain-containing protein, encoding MDAVTRRMVIAPEPPRGYPGPPPQWPDGRPPRRRRSRLRTFVGASFAIAVGIGVIAIASGLGEFDQARPRIEIPDDIPPGPGTPLPPIDVDAPGRTADQLRDWATPLSGTLGISPTALEAYGYAAAVMARSRPDCGIGWTTLAGIAAVESRHGTYLGARVAGDGQVSPPIRGIPLDGSPGVAVIPDTDGGAMDGDPVHDRAMGPLQFIPETWSRWGVDANGDGIADPDNIDDAALTAARYLCARGGDLTTEGGWRTALMAYNLSGEYLMDVRARAAAYSVGVRR